The sequence TAATATTCACATTGTATAGGTACTAATATTGTGTTAGCTGCAGTGAGTGAATTAATGGTTAACAGACCAAGCGACGGGGGACAATCAATTATTATGTAATCATACTTTTCAATTATAGGCATTATTGCCTCTTTCATTCTCGTCTCTCTGGATATGGCCGGTACCAATTCTATTTCGGCACCAGCAAGTTGTATATTTGAAGGGCACAATTCTAAATTTTCTATGCTTGTTTTTAACAATACATTCTCTATTTTTTCCTCTTGTATCAATATATCATATGTAGATTTTTTCAGTTTTCTTTTTTCAATTCCCAACCCGCTTGTGGAGTTCCCTTGAGGATCATTATCTATTAACATAACTTTTTTACCCTTATACGCAATACATGCTGCTAAATTTACTGCTGTTGTTGTTTTTCCAACCCCGCCCTTTTGATTCGCAATTGCAATAACTTTTGCCATTATTTTCACTCCTACTTTTTCTTTTTAGACCCTTAGCCTATTTTTCATTATAACATATTTTTCTTTTTTCTTCAAAATTTAATTTTTGAGGGCGCATTTTCAAATTTTGA comes from Bacillota bacterium and encodes:
- a CDS encoding ParA family protein, which translates into the protein MAKVIAIANQKGGVGKTTTAVNLAACIAYKGKKVMLIDNDPQGNSTSGLGIEKRKLKKSTYDILIQEEKIENVLLKTSIENLELCPSNIQLAGAEIELVPAISRETRMKEAIMPIIEKYDYIIIDCPPSLGLLTINSLTAANTILVPIQCEYYALEGLSQLMDTVKLVQKHLNPKLDVEGVVLTMFDARTNLSIQVVDEVKKYFKNKVYRTVIPRNVRLSEAPSYGLPIILYDSKSKGAECYMDLADEVIKFTEGEKNEY